A window of the Agrococcus jejuensis genome harbors these coding sequences:
- a CDS encoding Na+/H+ antiporter subunit A gives MLALVAAYAIVALLASALSARLGRRVFLVPAALSAAGAAWFAIQAPAVAAGEVLQERLEWMPTLGIALDLRLTPPAWLLAMVVTGVGALIFAYCAWYFRSKTLAPRTVGLLTGFAGSMLGLVLSDDLVLLVVFWELTTVFSYLLVGLNHHVRKTRIAAHSALVVTTIGGLALLVGVLMVGHEAGSLSLAAVLADAPQTTVASIGIALAVVGALAKSAIVPFQFWLPGAMAAPTPVSAFLHAAAMVKAGVFLVAVLTPAFADLPWWRPSLIVLGAATMLLGAARALKQTDAKVLLAHGTVSQLGLLITILGIGTAQAMLAGLAMLAAHAMFKAALFMVVGAVDRTYGTRDLRRLGGVGREHPALAVAAFVAAAAMAGVPPALAFVAKESGLAAAEHASHMDGLDPWVGYVALVALAVGAAMTVAYTLRLTVTVFLGRRRDDATVSGDLAWPMIAFPATLAAAGLALGFAGEAVTRVLEPAFQPALGADDIERLALWHGVTVPLLLTLAALVVGTLVWLSLGRRLREHELVDPFELGFRGLIRGIDRLAVEVTGRTQTGSLPLHVSTILGAVVALPGVVVLATGSFIQPVRLADSPGQLVVVAAVVVAAIFAANTRGRLKTFMLLSVVGYGVALLFLLHGAPDLALTQVLCETVLLVLLVLVLRRQPKYFTNRPLKSGRWLRAALAVGVGAVASLIAVAAAGSRIDTPISDRFYERAYDFGYGSNIVNVTLVDIRAWDTLGEIAVLLVAATGVASLIFIRTRSADPRGTLRGDRGRPDASGGRASAFLRGGNGIDASEAAPVLEMMTRLMFPVMIVVSIYLLLVGHNLPGGGFAGGLVGGLAIALRYLAAGRDELANAAPFDAGRLLGVGIATAAASMLWPVLLGGRIGESYRIDLDLPVLGESYLVTTVVFDVGVYLIVVGAMLDFVRSLGAGIDVQVRQGVAPVPVASSDRARTGESS, from the coding sequence GTCACGGGCGTCGGTGCCCTGATCTTCGCGTACTGCGCCTGGTACTTCCGCTCGAAGACGCTCGCGCCGCGCACCGTCGGCCTGCTCACCGGATTCGCGGGCAGCATGCTCGGGCTCGTCCTCTCCGACGACCTCGTGCTGCTCGTCGTGTTCTGGGAGCTCACCACCGTCTTCAGCTACCTGCTCGTCGGCCTCAACCACCACGTGCGCAAGACGCGCATCGCCGCCCACTCGGCGCTCGTCGTCACGACGATCGGCGGCCTCGCGCTGCTCGTCGGCGTGCTCATGGTCGGCCACGAGGCCGGGTCGCTGTCGCTGGCCGCCGTGCTCGCCGACGCGCCCCAGACGACCGTCGCGTCGATCGGCATCGCCCTCGCCGTCGTGGGTGCGCTCGCGAAGTCGGCGATCGTGCCGTTCCAGTTCTGGCTGCCGGGCGCCATGGCGGCGCCCACGCCCGTCTCGGCCTTCCTGCACGCGGCCGCCATGGTCAAGGCCGGCGTCTTCCTCGTCGCCGTGCTCACGCCCGCGTTCGCCGACCTGCCGTGGTGGCGTCCGTCGCTCATCGTGCTCGGTGCCGCGACCATGCTGCTCGGCGCGGCACGTGCGCTGAAGCAGACGGATGCGAAGGTGCTGCTCGCCCACGGCACCGTCAGCCAGCTCGGCCTGCTCATCACGATCCTCGGCATCGGCACGGCGCAGGCGATGCTCGCGGGCCTCGCGATGCTCGCGGCGCACGCGATGTTCAAGGCGGCGCTCTTCATGGTCGTCGGAGCCGTCGACCGCACGTACGGCACGCGCGACCTGCGCAGGCTGGGCGGCGTCGGTCGCGAGCACCCCGCGCTCGCCGTCGCGGCGTTCGTCGCCGCCGCCGCCATGGCGGGCGTGCCTCCGGCCCTCGCGTTCGTGGCGAAGGAGTCCGGCCTCGCCGCCGCGGAGCACGCATCGCACATGGACGGTCTCGACCCGTGGGTCGGCTACGTCGCGCTCGTCGCGCTCGCCGTCGGCGCCGCGATGACCGTCGCCTACACGCTGCGCCTCACCGTCACGGTCTTCCTCGGTCGTCGACGCGACGACGCCACGGTGTCGGGCGACCTCGCGTGGCCCATGATCGCGTTCCCCGCGACGCTCGCCGCCGCCGGCCTCGCGCTCGGGTTCGCGGGCGAGGCCGTGACGCGCGTGCTCGAGCCGGCCTTCCAGCCCGCGCTCGGCGCCGACGACATCGAGCGCCTCGCGCTCTGGCACGGCGTCACCGTGCCGCTGCTGCTCACGCTCGCCGCGCTCGTCGTCGGCACGCTCGTCTGGCTCAGCCTCGGCCGTCGCCTCCGCGAGCACGAGCTCGTCGACCCGTTCGAGCTCGGCTTCCGCGGGCTCATCCGCGGCATCGACCGCCTCGCCGTCGAGGTGACGGGTCGCACCCAGACGGGCTCGCTGCCCCTGCACGTCTCGACGATCCTCGGCGCCGTCGTCGCGCTGCCCGGCGTCGTCGTGCTCGCCACGGGGTCGTTCATCCAGCCGGTGCGGCTCGCCGACAGCCCGGGGCAGCTCGTCGTGGTCGCCGCCGTCGTCGTTGCGGCGATCTTCGCCGCCAACACGCGCGGCCGCCTCAAGACGTTCATGCTGCTCTCGGTCGTCGGTTACGGCGTCGCGCTGCTCTTCCTGCTGCACGGCGCGCCCGACCTCGCGCTCACGCAGGTGCTGTGCGAGACCGTGCTGCTCGTGCTGCTCGTGCTCGTGCTGCGCCGACAGCCGAAGTACTTCACGAACCGTCCGCTGAAGTCCGGGCGCTGGCTGCGCGCCGCGCTCGCCGTCGGCGTGGGGGCCGTCGCCTCGCTCATCGCCGTCGCGGCGGCGGGCTCGCGCATCGACACCCCCATCTCCGATCGCTTCTACGAGCGCGCGTACGACTTCGGCTACGGCTCGAACATCGTCAACGTCACGCTCGTCGACATCCGCGCCTGGGACACGCTCGGCGAGATCGCCGTGCTGCTCGTCGCGGCGACCGGCGTCGCGAGCCTCATCTTCATCCGCACGCGCTCCGCCGATCCGCGCGGCACCCTGCGCGGCGACCGCGGCCGGCCGGATGCGAGCGGCGGCCGAGCCAGCGCGTTCCTGCGCGGCGGCAACGGCATCGACGCGTCGGAGGCCGCGCCCGTGCTCGAGATGATGACGCGGCTCATGTTCCCCGTCATGATCGTCGTCTCGATCTACCTGCTGCTCGTGGGCCACAACCTGCCGGGCGGCGGCTTCGCTGGCGGCCTCGTCGGCGGTCTCGCCATCGCGCTGCGATACCTCGCAGCGGGCCGCGACGAGCTCGCGAACGCCGCGCCGTTCGACGCGGGTCGACTGCTCGGCGTCGGCATCGCGACCGCCGCCGCGAGCATGCTGTGGCCCGTGCTCCTCGGTGGACGCATCGGCGAGTCGTACCGGATCGACCTCGACCTGCCCGTGCTGGGCGAGTCCTACCTCGTGACGACCGTCGTGTTCGACGTCGGCGTCTACCTCATCGTCGTCGGCGCGATGCTCGACTTCGTGCGCAGCCTCGGCGCCGGCATCGACGTGCAGGTGCGCCAGGGCGTCGCGCCCGTGCCCGTCGCATCGTCCGATCGAGCCCGGACGGGAGAGTCGTCGTGA
- a CDS encoding Na(+)/H(+) antiporter subunit C: MIPSLALVVAGGVLIASGVYLILERSILRIMAGVILASNGVNLLFLVASGAAGRASIIGEGRDEIADPLPQAFVLTAIVISLAASAFMLALSYRSFQLDGHDEVADDVEDALVRRRAEADLTSASFAERPGVDDDTESGGVQAPDAVPEDPLPDDATDEHLPEQGADHSDSDHTIEPEGRG; encoded by the coding sequence GTGATCCCGAGCCTCGCCCTCGTCGTCGCAGGCGGCGTCCTCATCGCCAGCGGCGTGTACCTCATCCTCGAGCGGTCGATCCTGCGCATCATGGCGGGCGTCATCCTCGCGTCGAACGGCGTCAACCTGCTGTTCCTCGTCGCGAGCGGGGCAGCGGGGCGCGCGTCCATCATCGGCGAGGGTCGCGACGAGATCGCCGACCCGCTGCCGCAGGCGTTCGTGCTCACGGCCATCGTCATCTCGCTCGCGGCGAGCGCCTTCATGCTCGCCCTCTCGTACCGTTCGTTCCAGCTCGACGGTCACGACGAGGTCGCCGACGACGTCGAGGACGCGCTCGTGCGTCGTCGGGCCGAGGCGGACCTGACGTCGGCGTCGTTCGCAGAGCGGCCCGGCGTCGACGACGACACCGAGTCCGGAGGCGTGCAGGCGCCCGACGCCGTGCCCGAGGACCCGCTGCCCGACGACGCCACCGACGAGCACCTGCCCGAGCAGGGCGCGGACCACAGCGACAGCGACCACACGATCGAGCCGGAGGGGAGAGGCTGA
- a CDS encoding Na+/H+ antiporter subunit D — translation MDAVNLIPLPVLLPLIGAGIAMCFPRSPRVQRIVSATSLTLVLVVAALLVWQSTEGPQALWVGAWPEGLGIVLVADRLSSLMVLVSSIVTITVLVFATRQDQDAGTSQAPVSIFHPTYLVLSAGVANAFLSGDLFNLFVGFEMLLFASYVLLTLGAPRERVRAGSTYIVVSIVSSTLFLIAIAVVYAAVGTVNFAQMSERLPELGEGIQLTIQLLLLTVFAIKAAIFPLSSWLPDSYPTAPASVTAVFAGLLTKVGVYAIIRLQTLLFPDSPLTDLLLWAALATMIVGILGALAQNEIKRLLSFTLVSHIGYMVLGIGLASEAGLAGSIFYVAHHILIQTALFLVVGLIERAGGSTSMSKIGGLAAVPVLAVLFFVPAINLAGLPPFSGFLGKVALFQAGIAEGTPLAYALVFGGIATSLLTLLAIIRVWHRAFWEPEREEHPEHRRLPASWLVTAGALVAITCAISVVAGPLSTFATDAAHDLRDQTYVTAVEEAMP, via the coding sequence ATGGATGCCGTGAACCTCATCCCGCTGCCGGTGCTGCTGCCGCTCATCGGCGCCGGCATCGCCATGTGCTTCCCGCGCAGCCCGCGCGTGCAGCGCATCGTGTCGGCGACGTCGCTGACGCTCGTGCTCGTCGTCGCCGCGCTGCTCGTGTGGCAGTCGACCGAGGGACCGCAGGCGCTCTGGGTCGGCGCGTGGCCCGAGGGGCTCGGCATCGTGCTCGTCGCCGACCGGCTCTCGTCGCTCATGGTGCTCGTCTCGAGCATCGTCACGATCACGGTGCTCGTGTTCGCGACGCGGCAGGACCAGGATGCGGGCACGTCGCAGGCGCCGGTCTCGATCTTCCACCCCACGTACCTCGTGCTCTCGGCCGGCGTCGCGAACGCCTTCCTCTCCGGCGACCTCTTCAACCTCTTCGTCGGGTTCGAGATGCTGCTGTTCGCGTCGTACGTGCTGCTGACGCTCGGCGCGCCCCGAGAGCGCGTGCGGGCCGGCAGCACCTACATCGTCGTGAGCATCGTCTCGTCGACGCTGTTCCTCATCGCGATCGCCGTGGTCTACGCGGCCGTCGGCACGGTGAACTTCGCGCAGATGTCCGAGCGGCTGCCCGAGCTCGGCGAGGGCATCCAGCTCACGATCCAGCTGCTCCTGCTCACGGTGTTCGCGATCAAGGCGGCCATCTTCCCGCTGTCGTCGTGGCTGCCCGACTCGTATCCGACGGCCCCGGCATCGGTCACGGCGGTCTTCGCGGGTCTGCTGACGAAGGTCGGCGTGTACGCGATCATCCGCCTGCAGACGCTGCTCTTCCCCGACAGTCCGCTCACCGACCTGCTGCTGTGGGCCGCCCTGGCCACGATGATCGTCGGCATCCTCGGTGCCCTCGCGCAGAACGAGATCAAGCGACTGCTGTCGTTCACGCTCGTGAGCCACATCGGCTACATGGTGCTCGGCATCGGCCTCGCGAGCGAGGCGGGGCTCGCGGGCTCGATCTTCTACGTCGCCCACCACATCCTCATCCAGACCGCGCTGTTCCTCGTCGTGGGGCTCATCGAGCGCGCTGGCGGGTCGACGTCGATGTCGAAGATCGGCGGGCTGGCGGCCGTGCCGGTGCTCGCGGTGCTGTTCTTCGTGCCGGCGATCAACCTCGCCGGCCTGCCGCCCTTCTCCGGCTTCCTCGGCAAGGTCGCGCTCTTCCAGGCGGGCATCGCCGAAGGCACGCCGCTCGCGTACGCGCTCGTCTTCGGCGGCATCGCCACGAGCCTGCTGACGCTGCTCGCGATCATCCGCGTGTGGCACCGCGCGTTCTGGGAGCCGGAGCGCGAGGAGCACCCCGAGCACCGCAGGCTGCCCGCGTCGTGGCTCGTGACCGCGGGGGCGCTCGTCGCCATCACGTGCGCGATCTCGGTCGTCGCCGGACCGCTCTCGACGTTCGCGACGGATGCGGCCCACGACCTCCGCGACCAGACGTACGTCACCGCCGTCGAGGAGGCGATGCCCTGA
- a CDS encoding Na+/H+ antiporter subunit E has product MRRVHRRLKARLSWTATIGLTIVWMVLWGDLSIAAAALGLVVALVVQVAFPLPDVPEMERFRPFALLRLVAWAGWGLMRASVVVSIGVLAVRRPVQHALVRVPLHSDSPFVKAMTVEVVTLIPGSVIVDLDRHELVMHVFDASSPESIQRARDEVHEAERLLVRAFASREERARYEEVTA; this is encoded by the coding sequence ATGCGACGCGTGCACAGGCGCCTGAAGGCGCGACTCTCGTGGACCGCCACCATCGGCCTCACGATCGTGTGGATGGTGCTGTGGGGCGATCTCTCGATCGCCGCCGCCGCGCTCGGGCTCGTCGTCGCGCTCGTCGTGCAGGTCGCGTTCCCGCTGCCCGACGTGCCCGAGATGGAGCGGTTCCGGCCCTTCGCGCTGCTGCGGCTCGTCGCCTGGGCGGGCTGGGGCCTCATGCGCGCGAGCGTCGTCGTGTCGATCGGCGTGCTCGCGGTGCGTCGACCGGTGCAGCACGCGCTGGTGCGCGTGCCGCTGCACAGCGACAGCCCGTTCGTGAAGGCCATGACCGTCGAGGTCGTCACGCTCATCCCCGGCTCGGTCATCGTCGACCTCGATCGGCACGAGCTCGTGATGCACGTGTTCGACGCGTCGAGCCCCGAGTCGATCCAGCGGGCTCGCGACGAGGTGCACGAGGCCGAGCGGCTGCTCGTGCGCGCGTTCGCGTCGCGCGAGGAGCGCGCACGCTACGAGGAGGTGACCGCATGA
- a CDS encoding monovalent cation/H+ antiporter complex subunit F, producing the protein MSTWVLVVAGVLLAIAAVMAIIRLVRGPSPIDRVLATDVLIAVVVGVLAIEAAVSQHSYTVPVMLVLSLVAFAGTVAMARFVAGRAAAVRGREEDDA; encoded by the coding sequence ATGAGCACATGGGTGCTCGTCGTCGCGGGCGTGCTGCTCGCCATCGCGGCCGTCATGGCCATCATCCGTCTCGTGCGCGGCCCGTCGCCCATCGACCGCGTGCTCGCGACCGACGTGCTCATCGCCGTCGTCGTCGGCGTGCTCGCCATCGAGGCAGCCGTGTCGCAGCACTCGTACACCGTGCCCGTCATGCTCGTGCTGTCGCTCGTCGCGTTCGCGGGCACCGTCGCGATGGCGCGCTTCGTCGCCGGTCGTGCCGCGGCCGTGCGCGGCCGCGAGGAGGATGACGCATGA
- the mnhG gene encoding monovalent cation/H(+) antiporter subunit G, whose amino-acid sequence MSPLDTVLTVAGAVLILLGAVLTVVAAFGLLRLPDALGRMHTASKPQTLGIALIAIGLALELRDPLATGMLLLVALLQLLTAPVASQMMSRSAYLAGQYRKDLLVEDETQD is encoded by the coding sequence ATGAGCCCGCTCGACACCGTGCTCACCGTCGCAGGCGCGGTGCTCATCCTGCTGGGGGCCGTGCTCACGGTCGTCGCCGCCTTCGGCCTCCTGCGCCTGCCGGACGCCCTCGGCCGCATGCACACGGCGTCGAAGCCGCAGACGCTCGGCATCGCGCTCATCGCCATCGGCCTCGCCCTCGAGCTGCGCGACCCGCTCGCGACGGGGATGCTGCTGCTCGTGGCGCTGCTGCAGCTGCTCACGGCGCCGGTCGCGAGCCAGATGATGTCGCGGTCGGCGTACCTCGCAGGCCAGTACCGCAAGGACCTGCTCGTGGAGGACGAGACGCAGGACTGA
- the gcvT gene encoding glycine cleavage system aminomethyltransferase GcvT has product MPEILHTPLEARHTAAGAQLTEFGGWMMPLRYGSDLAEHAAVREQAGLFDLSHMAELRVRGAEAGAFLDHALAGRLSALELGQARYTLLLAESGGILDDLIVYRLGTAEWLVVANAGNRAVVVDALTERIAGFDATLVDETDDTALIAVQGPASQAIVEAIGLESEPLDDLGYYRILEAIFEGEDVLVARTGYTGEDGFELYVPNHAAEDLWDALVRVGTPLGLTYAGLAARDTLRLEAGMPLYGHELSTETLPAQVGVGRSVALKTKGDFVGRAAVEAGPAADAPVLVGLVAEGRRAGRAGYAVVDGDAEVGVVTSGALSPTLGHPIAMALVTPGHSGSLAIDVRGTRIPVTIVDLPFYRRQERA; this is encoded by the coding sequence ATGCCCGAGATCTTGCACACCCCGCTCGAGGCCCGGCACACGGCCGCCGGCGCGCAGCTCACCGAGTTCGGCGGCTGGATGATGCCGCTGCGCTACGGCTCCGACCTCGCCGAGCACGCCGCCGTCCGCGAGCAGGCCGGCCTCTTCGACCTCAGCCACATGGCCGAGCTGCGCGTGCGCGGCGCCGAGGCCGGGGCGTTCCTCGACCACGCGCTCGCCGGTCGCCTCTCGGCGCTCGAGCTGGGCCAGGCGCGCTACACGCTGCTGCTCGCCGAGTCGGGCGGCATCCTCGACGACCTCATCGTCTACCGCCTCGGCACCGCCGAGTGGCTCGTCGTCGCGAACGCCGGCAACCGCGCCGTCGTCGTCGACGCGCTCACCGAGCGCATCGCGGGCTTCGACGCGACGCTCGTCGACGAGACCGACGACACGGCGCTCATCGCCGTGCAGGGCCCGGCGTCGCAGGCGATCGTCGAGGCGATCGGTCTCGAGTCCGAGCCGCTCGACGACCTCGGCTACTACCGCATCCTCGAGGCGATCTTCGAGGGCGAGGACGTGCTCGTCGCCCGCACGGGCTACACGGGCGAGGACGGCTTCGAGCTGTACGTGCCGAACCACGCTGCCGAGGACCTGTGGGACGCGCTCGTGCGCGTCGGCACGCCGCTCGGCCTGACCTACGCGGGCCTCGCCGCCCGCGACACCCTGCGCCTCGAGGCGGGCATGCCGCTCTACGGTCACGAGCTCTCGACCGAGACGCTGCCCGCGCAGGTGGGCGTCGGCCGCTCGGTCGCGCTCAAGACCAAGGGCGACTTCGTCGGCCGCGCCGCCGTCGAGGCCGGCCCCGCCGCCGACGCCCCCGTGCTCGTGGGCCTCGTCGCCGAGGGCCGCCGCGCCGGTCGCGCGGGCTACGCCGTCGTCGACGGCGACGCCGAGGTCGGCGTCGTCACCTCCGGCGCGCTGTCGCCGACGCTCGGCCACCCCATCGCCATGGCGCTCGTGACCCCCGGCCACTCCGGGTCGCTCGCGATCGACGTGCGCGGCACCCGCATCCCCGTCACCATCGTCGACCTCCCCTTCTACCGCCGTCAGGAGCGAGCATGA
- the gcvH gene encoding glycine cleavage system protein GcvH encodes MTTQYTADHEWVRAEGDVHVIGITEHAQQQLGDVVYVDLPEVGRTFAAGEAIGEIESTKSVGELFAPADGEVVEANDSVSDDPTLVNQDAEGTGWLVKVRFTSEPELLDAAAYQASLA; translated from the coding sequence ATGACCACGCAGTACACCGCAGACCACGAGTGGGTGCGCGCCGAGGGCGACGTCCACGTCATCGGCATCACCGAGCACGCGCAGCAGCAGCTGGGCGACGTCGTCTACGTCGACCTGCCCGAGGTCGGCCGCACGTTCGCGGCTGGCGAGGCGATCGGCGAGATCGAGTCGACGAAGTCGGTCGGCGAGCTCTTCGCGCCCGCCGACGGCGAGGTCGTCGAGGCGAACGACTCGGTGTCCGACGACCCGACGCTCGTGAACCAGGACGCCGAGGGCACGGGCTGGCTCGTGAAGGTGCGCTTCACGTCGGAGCCCGAGCTGCTCGACGCCGCCGCCTACCAGGCCTCGCTCGCCTGA
- the gcvP gene encoding aminomethyl-transferring glycine dehydrogenase: MRAFRDRHIGTGAAAQQTMLQLLGHDSLEALMDAAVPAGIRSTPEGIGAALTEREATERLKELAGRNTVRRSALGLGYHGTITPAPIRRNILENPSWYTAYTPYQPEISQGRLEALINFQTMVSDLTGLDTANASMLDESTAVVEGMLLARRVSKSRSNVFLVDADALPQTKALLAHRAEAVGIELVVTAFGDDLPECFGAFVQYPGASGRVWDPRPVIDEVKASGGVVVAGADLLALAVIESPGELGADIAVGSTQRFGVPMGFGGPHAGYLAVRSGLERQMPGRLVGVSKDADGYPAYRLTLQTREQHIRREKATSNICTAQVLLAVMASMYAVYHGPEGIRRIAEDVHLAALRLQAAARAAGVEVVHDDVFDTVRLRLPGRARQAGEQARARGVLVHVVDEDTLQASVDEVWAETGIGDLLAALDLEDAGAVAPSIAMPRTTEYMTHEVFATHRSETSLMRYAKRLADKDYALDRGMIPLGSCTMKLNAATEMEPVTWPAFAELHPYAPVADAAGTLAMIDELSSWLASLTGYDVVSLQPNAGSQGELAGLLAIRGYHRSRGDEARDVCLIPASAHGTNAASAVLAGMRVVVVATDESGDVDLADLEAKVAQHAEHLSALMITYPSTHGVYEASVRRVCDVVHEAGGQVYIDGANLNALLGHASFGDVGGDVSHLNLHKTFCIPHGGGGPGVGPVAAKQHLAEFLPRDPREAPITVDGLTLGAQPVSAAPWGSASILPISWSYVRMMGTEGLTAATGAAVLAANYVAARLREHFPVLYAGPGGLVAHECILDLRPLKEATGVTNDDVAKRLVDYGFHAPTMSFPVAGTLMVEPTESEDIGELDRFCDAMIAIKAEAELVAAGEWELESSPLRRAPHTAGSIVRDWDRPYTREQAVFPVPGVEHAKYWPPVSRIDQAFGDRNLVCACPPPEAFAD, from the coding sequence ATGCGGGCCTTCCGCGACCGCCACATCGGCACGGGAGCGGCGGCGCAGCAGACGATGCTGCAGCTGCTCGGCCACGACTCGCTCGAGGCGCTCATGGATGCGGCGGTGCCCGCAGGCATCCGCTCGACGCCCGAGGGCATCGGCGCGGCGCTCACCGAGCGCGAGGCGACCGAGCGGCTCAAGGAGCTCGCGGGCCGCAACACCGTGCGCCGCAGCGCGCTCGGCCTCGGCTACCACGGCACGATCACGCCCGCCCCGATCCGCCGCAACATCCTCGAGAACCCGTCCTGGTACACGGCGTACACGCCGTACCAGCCCGAGATCTCGCAAGGCCGCCTCGAGGCGCTCATCAACTTCCAGACGATGGTGTCCGACCTCACGGGCCTCGACACGGCGAACGCGTCGATGCTCGACGAGTCGACGGCGGTCGTCGAGGGCATGCTGCTCGCCCGCCGCGTGTCGAAGTCGAGGTCGAACGTGTTCCTCGTGGATGCGGATGCGCTGCCCCAGACGAAGGCGCTGCTCGCGCACCGTGCGGAGGCCGTGGGCATCGAGCTCGTCGTCACGGCGTTCGGCGACGACCTGCCCGAGTGCTTCGGCGCGTTCGTGCAGTACCCGGGCGCCTCGGGGCGCGTGTGGGATCCGCGCCCGGTCATCGACGAGGTCAAGGCATCGGGCGGCGTCGTCGTCGCCGGTGCCGACCTGCTGGCCCTCGCGGTCATCGAGTCGCCCGGCGAGCTCGGCGCCGACATCGCCGTGGGCTCGACGCAGCGCTTCGGCGTGCCGATGGGCTTCGGCGGCCCGCACGCCGGCTACCTCGCGGTGCGCTCGGGCCTCGAGCGGCAGATGCCGGGTCGCCTCGTGGGCGTCTCGAAGGACGCCGACGGCTACCCTGCCTACCGCCTCACGCTGCAGACGCGCGAGCAGCACATCCGCCGCGAGAAGGCGACGAGCAACATCTGCACCGCGCAGGTGCTGCTCGCCGTCATGGCGTCGATGTACGCCGTCTACCACGGGCCCGAGGGCATCCGTCGCATCGCGGAGGACGTGCACCTCGCCGCCCTGCGCCTGCAGGCCGCGGCCCGTGCGGCGGGCGTCGAGGTCGTGCACGACGACGTCTTCGACACCGTGCGCCTGCGCCTGCCCGGCCGCGCGCGACAGGCGGGCGAGCAGGCCCGTGCCCGCGGCGTGCTCGTGCACGTCGTCGACGAGGACACGCTGCAGGCGTCGGTCGACGAGGTGTGGGCCGAGACGGGCATCGGCGACCTGCTCGCCGCGCTCGACCTCGAGGACGCCGGTGCCGTCGCGCCGTCGATCGCGATGCCGCGCACGACCGAGTACATGACGCACGAGGTCTTCGCGACGCACCGGTCGGAGACGTCGCTCATGCGCTACGCCAAGCGCCTCGCCGACAAGGACTACGCGCTCGACCGCGGCATGATCCCGCTGGGCTCGTGCACGATGAAGCTCAACGCGGCGACCGAGATGGAGCCCGTCACGTGGCCGGCGTTCGCCGAGCTGCACCCGTACGCGCCCGTCGCGGACGCTGCGGGCACGCTCGCGATGATCGACGAGCTGTCGTCGTGGCTCGCGTCGCTCACGGGCTACGACGTCGTCTCGCTGCAGCCCAACGCGGGCAGCCAGGGCGAGCTCGCGGGCCTCCTCGCGATCCGCGGCTACCACCGCTCGCGCGGCGACGAGGCGCGCGACGTGTGCCTCATCCCCGCATCCGCGCACGGCACGAACGCCGCGTCCGCGGTGCTCGCGGGCATGCGCGTCGTGGTCGTGGCGACCGACGAGTCGGGCGACGTCGACCTCGCCGACCTCGAGGCGAAGGTCGCGCAGCACGCCGAGCACCTGTCGGCGCTCATGATCACGTACCCGTCGACGCACGGCGTGTACGAGGCGAGCGTGCGGCGCGTCTGCGACGTCGTGCACGAGGCGGGCGGCCAGGTCTACATCGACGGCGCCAACCTCAACGCGCTGCTCGGCCACGCGTCGTTCGGCGACGTGGGCGGCGACGTGAGCCATCTCAACCTGCACAAGACGTTCTGCATCCCGCACGGAGGTGGCGGCCCCGGCGTGGGCCCCGTCGCGGCGAAGCAGCACCTCGCCGAGTTCCTGCCGCGCGACCCGCGCGAGGCGCCGATCACGGTCGACGGCCTGACGCTGGGCGCCCAGCCGGTGTCGGCGGCGCCGTGGGGCTCCGCGTCGATCCTGCCGATCTCGTGGAGCTACGTGCGCATGATGGGCACCGAGGGCCTCACGGCGGCGACGGGTGCCGCGGTGCTCGCGGCGAACTACGTCGCGGCGCGCCTGCGCGAGCACTTCCCCGTGCTCTACGCGGGCCCGGGCGGCCTCGTGGCGCACGAGTGCATCCTCGACCTCCGTCCGCTCAAGGAGGCGACGGGCGTCACGAACGACGACGTCGCGAAGCGCCTCGTCGACTACGGCTTCCACGCGCCGACGATGTCGTTCCCCGTCGCGGGCACGCTCATGGTCGAGCCGACGGAGTCGGAGGACATCGGCGAGCTCGACCGGTTCTGCGACGCGATGATCGCGATCAAGGCCGAGGCCGAGCTCGTCGCGGCGGGGGAGTGGGAGCTCGAGTCGAGCCCCCTGCGTCGCGCGCCGCACACGGCGGGATCGATCGTGCGCGACTGGGACCGCCCGTACACGCGCGAGCAGGCCGTCTTCCCCGTGCCGGGCGTCGAGCACGCGAAGTACTGGCCGCCGGTGTCGCGCATCGACCAGGCGTTCGGCGACCGCAACCTCGTGTGCGCGTGCCCGCCACCGGAGGCGTTCGCCGACTGA